GCAGTTGCAGCGGGAGCGGGAGACAGGTGGATGCCAGCTCATGCCGTAACTGCCTCATGAGACAAGTCTCCAGGCGCCTCCAAGGTGCCGGTTTTGACAGTGCTATTTGCAAAACCAAATGGAGAACCTCGCCCAACCTTCCAGCAGGTTCAATTCTAAATTCTACTAACAAATTTATTTCTAACGCTTTTTCTATTCATTATTGtctttctaataataattaaaaataaagggaCCTTCGTATAGGATAAGATACTATGATCTATCTAgatctaatatatatatatgataaagATATGAAAAGAGATTTAGTGTATAATTAACCAATATCATTACTGCATATATGTGGTTAATAAAAAACGTAATACCTTAGTATCTATTAGTATCTGTTAATATATTAGTATATGTATAGttgttaattagttatttaaaatttttaacaaccTTATCccatctttataattttatttttccataaaagTTAACCAAATGTCACTTTCAAATCCCTAGCCTATCGTTCTTATTACTTTCACTGTACAATCGCAGTTTTTAATTTGGTGAATTTTAAGATGACTATCTTATGGTGTTTATGGTAATTATgcaaatgttattaaaattaaaattatattttttaatattttaataatattttttaaaatattataattactgTAACATACtcatattagaataatttttttaatttatgtcgaTCATCAACTTTGTTCGATCATCATTAGCTGTAATGCTGTATCAATTAATAATCAACTATGCTCTATTAACAAAAGTATTAGGTCCACgttgaaaattataaaatgtaTTATAGCTGCTTTGGGTTAAATTTTCAATGGCAACTTGTTCTATTGAATATTCAAGGTACTAATTAGGTTATATGTAGAAATGTTTCCAAACATCGTATACCATGTAACGAGGATAATGATGAAGCGCGTGTGTGTGTTACATTAAAATAAATCAAGAAATTAATAGTTATCAAAATCTAACTGTATATTGTGATAACTACCTATGCAGGAGAGCACACTTTTGTGGACGTGATAGATAATACAAGCTCCAAGAGAGGAGACATAATTAGGGTGATCATAGAAGTGAACTTCCGAGCAGAGTTTGAGATGGCGAAGACTTGTGAGGAATACAACCGCCTGGTGCAGCGGCTGCCGGAGGTTTTTGTGGGGAAGGTGGAGAGACTAAATAACATAATCAAAGTATTGTGCATGGGAGCAAAGAGGTGCATGAAGGAGAACAAAATGCACATGGGACCATGGAGGAAGCAAAGATACATGAGTGCTAAGTGGCTGGGTCCATGTGATAGGAACACTTCAACAACACCGCTTTCAATGGGACACTCTCAGTCTAAGAGAATGCCTAAGCCAAAGGCAAAGGCATCCATGCTGACAGTGGATCTGCACCACCTAACGCCGGCTGTTAAAGTTCTCTAAACAATTTTGTTTAAGGagtaatcaaattatttaatttgatttgattctaTATTTATGTATTGGTGGTATTTGGGGGCAGCacctcatttttattttctatattcatatatgtatatcatacatattttttaatataaagttATTGTTAGTGATTCttgaaaagtaataataatttattaattattctttaCATACAAGTCATTTTACTATACAAGtttatataagtcattttacCTTAAATTATCCTCACGCGCGCGGCTTAAAAATCCGTATTCCATGCGCCTCTTAATTTAACAGATTTTTCAATTAATGCGCGAATATATAACTTCCTTTTTTGAAAGGTTCTCGTTTCTCTTTTTGAATTTCGTCTGCGTTTTCTTCCTTCGTTTTCGTGTGTTCACTTTCGTTGTTTTCGTTCGTTTCTCCATGCGTTCtctttcttcgtttttttttaatttactttgtTCTCTACGTTTGTTTTTTAAATCAAGCTCTAAAATCCCTTTGAAGATAATGAATGATTCAAGTTCAAATTGTCAGCTGAACCAGTTAATGTTtttgttagtagtttatgattatCTAGGTGAATAATATTGTAAACCTTGCTTGTGAAAATTGCTGTTCATTATTGattatttgaattgaatgtaatgtagtTATTCCGATAAATCTGTCCATTGCTGTCCattttatattagatttttcGG
The genomic region above belongs to Arachis duranensis cultivar V14167 chromosome 3, aradu.V14167.gnm2.J7QH, whole genome shotgun sequence and contains:
- the LOC107480793 gene encoding uncharacterized protein LOC107480793, with translation MGATSMVRGGGTRFLPLGFSMEPLSPGCDSSSRVNSSSYAEKPSDQDINATRFGDVEFEFLGDISLLDNNGHHDDDLSHRHNNDPMQFDDDEEEEEDGDSNNNNGDANESITFWQNQYQLLQANIQRTSSLESRIRNEAKEAVEELRRSPEMVCSCSGSGRQVDASSCRNCLMRQVSRRLQGAGFDSAICKTKWRTSPNLPAGEHTFVDVIDNTSSKRGDIIRVIIEVNFRAEFEMAKTCEEYNRLVQRLPEVFVGKVERLNNIIKVLCMGAKRCMKENKMHMGPWRKQRYMSAKWLGPCDRNTSTTPLSMGHSQSKRMPKPKAKASMLTVDLHHLTPAVKVL